Proteins encoded by one window of Arachis ipaensis cultivar K30076 chromosome B04, Araip1.1, whole genome shotgun sequence:
- the LOC107636894 gene encoding cytochrome P450 87A3 gives MMWILALSVVAVFVIYSFHWILIMLNSNNIKLPPGSMGFPLIGETIQFLIPSYSVDIHPFVKQRMLRFGPIFRTSLFGQPVVITTDEEFNKFLIREEGKTVEIWLGPLAKVFLPGEEDTHLLESDFIKYVRQIILSHVGIENIREKLLPQMEHFCSETLRNWSTKTSIEVQHSSANLVLELFGKHYFGYDPEKLTENEKVPQSFINFFGDGLLSIPLDIPGTTFHTCKKDSQKIYKLLKNVMEERRKSQEKHRGDFLDQLIKDMGAEHPMNEDQVIYFIVGIWVATFLTNSTILAIIFNFLSDHPSAIEELRVEHEDILKNRDGSSSSLTWHEYKSMKFTQHVINEALRYSIIFPGLLRKALKDIPINGGDNIIHNILIFTKL, from the exons ATGATGTGGATCCTAGCCTTATCTGTGGTGGCTGTGTTTGTAATCTATTCTTTTCACTGGATTTTAATCATGCTTAATAGCAACAACATAAAGTTACCTCCTGGTTCCATGGGTTTTCCATTAATTGGAGAGACCATTCAATTCTTGATTCCTAGTTACTCAGTGGATATCCACCCCTTTGTCAAACAGAGAATGctgag GTTTGGTCCCATATTTCGAACTAGTCTATTTGGTCAACCAGTTGTTATAACAACTGATGAAGAATTCAACAAATTCTTGATTAGAGAAGAAGGTAAAACAGTTGAGATATGGTTAGGTCCATTAGCTAAAGTTTTTCTCCCCGGTGAAGAAGATACTCATTTGCTTGAAAGTGATTTCATCAAGTATGTTAGACAGATCATTCTAAGTCATGTAGGTATTGAGAACATTAGGGAGAAACTACTTCCTCAAATGGAACACTTTTGTTCAGAGACTTTAAGGAACTGGTCAACTAAAACATCTATTGAAGTTCAACACTCTTCTGCTAAT TTGGTGCTTGAGTTATTTGGAAAGCATTATTTTGGGTATGATCCTGAGAAGTTAACTGAGAATGAGAAGGTACCACAATCTTTCATCAATTTCTTCGGTGATGGGCTTCTGTCAATTCCCTTAGATATCCCTGGCACCACATTCCACACATGTAAGAAG GACTCACAGAAAATATACAAACTTCTCAAGAATGTTATGGAGGAGAGGCGCAAATCACAAGAAAAACATCGAGGAGATTTTTTAGATCAGTTAATCAAAGATATGGGAGCTGAGCATCCTATGAACGAAGATCAAGTTATTTACTTTATAGTGGGAATTTGGGTGGCTACTTTTCTCACAAATTCAACAATCTTGGCAATaatcttcaactttttatctgaTCATCCTTCAGCCATAGAAGAACTAAGA GTCGAACACGAAGATATTCTGAAGAATAGAGATGGATCAAGCTCTTCTTTAACATGGCATGAATACAAATCCATGAAATTTACCCAACAC GTAATCAACGAGGCTCTAAGATACTCAATTATATTTCCTGGATTATTAAGAAAAGCTTTGAAAGATATCCCCATAAACG GTGGTGATAATATAATACATAATATATTGATATTTACGAAGTTATAG